The Bacteroides sp. AN502(2024) DNA segment TCAGTTTTTCATTAGTCCATAGGCGTTTGTTTTGTTTAATGGTTCACAACTTTATATATTATATCTCTTTTTCCTTTTATCAAGTTCTCGTGGAGTTTATCACATGTTTTAAAAATTAAAACTCTTTCCAAGAATGATCTTTATGGGGCGTCTTAAGAGATAAAACTTGTTATTAACAAAGGAGCGAAATTACATGAAAATCAGTCATTCATTTCGACTTAGCAAAGGTATGTTTTTATTTAGTATCTTGAACCTTTATTTGTGTATTTTAGGATTTATAATTATATTTTTGCGAAAGTGCGGTCCGCATCTCAATTATATGGGCATTTAAGGTTCTTCAATATTTAAAGAGTGGAATTCAATTAGTCCAGTCATTGGAGTTTCTTCAATAACATCCAACTCAATTCCAAATTCATGAGCAACTTCACGTAATATATCGGCATAACTATAGGCTAATGAACCTACAAAACGAATCGGATAATTCTTATAGTCATATTGACATACATTCCGGATGAAAAAGCTTCTTAAGTTGTTTGTTATCAAATTGAATACATAATCGTCGTTGGTGTAGTCCGCCAAAAAATAAGAAATAGTGGATAAAAAGCGGTTGGGAAATGGGCGGTTATAAACGGATTCCATAACCTCATTGGGACTGATATGGAATTTTTCAAAGAAGTCAGACGTCACATCTTTAGGCGCCAAGCCTTTTAATACATCAGATAAGAAATATTTGCCTAATACTGCACCACTGCCTTCATCACCTAAAATATATCCTCCAGCCTTTACATTCTTAACTATAATTTTCCCATCATAAAAGCATGAGTTAGAACCTGTTCCTAAGATACAAGCGATACCGGCCTCACATTTGAACAGACCACGGGCTGCAGCTAGAAGGTCACTTTCTACTTGAATAGGCGTTTTAAACTGTGCTACCAAAGAGGCTCCTAATACATTCTTTTTTTCGTAAGAAGTACAACCTGCACCATAATAATACACTTGTTCAAGCTTCTTCTTAAAGAAAATCTCTGGTAATCCTAATCGCACACTTCTACTAATTTCCCTCCGAGTTTGAAAAAACGGATTAATCCCCTCGGTGAAGGCACGCTGTATGAGGTGATTATATTCAACCAAAGCCCATTCAGTTTTTGTAGAACTGCTTTCTGCAATTAGTTTCATCGATAATCAGTTTTTAGAATTGAATGCAAATATATCGCTTTTTTATCTCCCCCCAAGGGATATCTGAGAAAAAATCTTTTTGTTGATAGAAATACACTTAATTATACTTGACATTTTGACACCTATGTTCCATCACACTTTTATAAAAAGAATTGAAAAATCCGGTGATAATTGAGTTATGAATGTATCTATTCCGATGACGAGTGAAACCTTCATTAGGATAATCCACCGTCTGGTTCATCAGGTAAACTGTTGCATTGATTTGCTCTTCAATATTTACTTAACGAGCGGTACATATTCTCCATAACCTTCTTCTTCCATTTTTTCTTTCGGGATAAAACGGAGTGAGGCACTATTGATGCAATAACGTAATCCGCCTTTATCTTTCGGACCATCTGTAAATACATGTCCCAGATGGGCATCCCCGGTCTTGCTGCGTACTTCCGTACGTATCATGCCATGCGAAGTATCTTTCTTTTCTGTAATGATGTCTTTTTGAATCGGTTGGGAAAAGCTGGGCCACCCGCAGCCCGAATCGAACTTGTCAGTAGAGACAAACAGAGGCTCTCCAGTGGTAATATCAACATAAATGCCGGGACGATACTCGTTCCAGTATTCATTGTGGAAGGCCGGTTCGGTAGCATTCTTCCGGGTGACAGCATACTGTTCCGCAGACAGCTTCTTACGGAGGGTTGCGTCGTCCGGTTTCTGATACACTTTAGCTTTCGGCGGATTCGCTTTGCGTGCCACTTCAAATAAAGCGGGATTGATATGACAGTATCCTCCCGGATTTTTATCCAGATAGTCCTGATGGTAAGTTTCTGCCGGATAGAAATTAGTCAATGGGTTCACTTCAATGACGATAGGAGTCTTGTATTGTACGGATAATAATTGAATTGCCTGTTTGATGACAGGGAGATCTTCTGTATCTACATAATAAATTCCGGTCCTATACTGGGTTCCCCGGTCATTACCTTGCCGGTTGAGGCTGGTAGGATCGATTGTCTTGAAATATAGATCGAGCAGTAAATTCAAATCTACCGTTTTCGGATCATAAACCACCTTTACTGTTTCGGCAGCATTGGTTTTTCCAGAACAGACCTGTTCATAACTCGGATGGGCAACATTGCTGTTGGCATATCCTACTTGAGTACTTTCTACTCCTCGAATTTGCTTCAGGAAATGTTCCGTTCCCCAAAAGCATCCTCCTGCGAGATAGATTTCTGCTTGATTCTTCATTGGTTTCGCAACTTCTAAAAATGTATTACTAATCATTACAATCACTATGGTGATAAAATATTTCATATCCGTTGGTTCTTTCTATAATAACGAATGAACGAACGGATATGTTTTAAAAAACTACTATATGAAACTCAACTTTCTTTCTTTTTTATTCAATGACTTGTCCTTTGTAGAAATCCAGAATTTTAGTTCTGAATAGATAGTCGTATTTGGCTTGCAACTTATCCGAAAGAGCTTTCGTCAGATTAAGTTTGGCTTCATTGTATTCCACGAAGGTAGCCTTGCCGTTATTGAACTTCTCACAGATCAGGCGGAAAGACTCTTCGTTGGCTTTTACTGCCACTTCACTGGAATTGTATTTACTTTCTGCCGCCAGAGCATTGTACCAGACTTGCTGAATTTCTTTATAGAGTACTTTTTTACTATTATCCAACTTCAAGGACAAGTCTATTTGTTGCAAACGGGCGGCGCGTACCCGGTTACGTGTGGAAAAACGATTGAAGATCGGAATGCTCAAACTGAATCCTACATACTTATTCAGGTTGTTTTTCAGCTGACTGCCGAAGCTATTTTCAGATCTTCCGCTAACCGTATAATAATTGCTTCCCAGACCGGCACTGAAAGAGAGCTGTGGACAAAAGGAACTTTGAGCAATACGAATGTTTTTAAGACTGCCTTGTAAGCGGTATTCCGCAGCCTTAATACTTGGTTTATAAGCAAGTGCCTGTGTATATATGTCATCCGGTGGAGTGAGAGATCCGAACTCTAACTCCTCTTTGGGATTTTCAAGCACAAATCCTTCAGGCGTAGGTAATTCCAGAAGTTGGGTGAGGTCTAATAATGAGAGTTTGTATGTATTGTCTGATTGTACAGCAGTCATTTCGTCCTGTGCCACACGGGCTTGTGCTTCGGCCACTTCAGAAGGAGATGCCTTACCCACTTCGTGAAGACCTTGGATGCGTTTTAGCTGGTCTTTACTTAAATCTACTTGATTATGGGCAACCTTACTTAATTCTTTATTGAATAATACCTGTAAATATGCGGAAGTGACATGGATTGCAATATCTTCTCGAGCTTTATTCAGATCTTCTATAGCGGCTTTTAAATCAAACTTAGCAAGCGAATATTGGTTGGACAGCTGCAAGCCGGTAAATATAGGTACATTTGTTCCTAAACTGAAACTGGTGTTAGCACTGTTAATGTCACTGTACGAGTTGTCTATCGGAGAAGCGGTACGTCCCCAGCTCCAGTTCTGGCTGGCGCTGCCGTTCAAATTCGGAAGTCGTGCCCATTTAGCGGTGTTTACGTTCACTTTATTTGCTTCGACATTATTGACCGATTGGCGGATTTCTATATTATGCTCAATGGCATAGTCGATACATTGCCGCAACGTCCATGTTTGCGGAGAGTTGTTCTGCGCCTGGATGGAGATAAATCCGACTCCGGCAAGCAGAAGGACTGATATGGTTTTACTAATCATTTTCATTGGGTTCAATTATTTATCTTTTTTCTCTGCACCACGTATTTTGTCTTGAGGAGTGATCCCTTCCTTGATTTCTATCTTGATTCCATCACTCATACCGGCAGTCACCTGTGTACGTCTGAATTTTTGTTCGGGTACTGAATCTGTCATGATGTACACAAAGGTAGAGTCACCACTAAACTCAATGGTGCTTTCGGGCACTGCCAATACTTGATGGGCTCTTTGTAACACGATTTCCGCATTAGCCGAATATCCGGAGCGGATCTGAACAGAGTCCGGAATGGTAATTGCAGCCTTGATTTCAAACTGGTTGGCTCCGTTGGTTTCCACTCCTTTCGGAGAGATATATTCCAGAATTGCGTTGAAAGCCAGGCTTTGTAAAGCTCCGATTGTCAGCTTTATCGGCATTTGCTCATGGATACGTCCGACTTCTGTTTCATCAATATTTCCACGGAAAATCATGTCGTTCATGTTGGCTACCGTGGCAATCGTGGTTCCGTCATTGAAAGTATTACTCATAATCACGGAGTTACCGGCTTTTACGGGTACATCCAGAATCAATCCGTCAATGGTAGAACGAATCATCGTGCTACTGAAAGAGGCGCTGTTCTTGGTTATTCCTTCTTTGACGATCTCCAGATTATCTTTGGCCGTCTGCCTCTCTTCACAGGCCTGTTTTAAAGCTACTTCACTTTTCTCATATTCTTCCCGGCTGATCAGTTGATCTTCGTACAACTTCTTCATGCGGGCAAAATCCGTTTCTGCTTGTGTTGCGTTGATCTTTGCCAAGCGCACACGACTTTCGGCAGAGTTCAGTTGCCCGAGTTCAGGGATTACTTTTACTTTGGCGATGACTTCTCCTTTTCTCACAGATTGTCCAGCTTCTTTGTATACTTCGTCGATAATACCCGAAATTTGAGGTTTGATTAAAATTTCGTCTCTCGGTTCCACTTTTCCGGTAGCTACTGTGGTCTTCTGGAGATCGGTTACTTCCGGTTGTAC contains these protein-coding regions:
- the msrB gene encoding peptide-methionine (R)-S-oxide reductase MsrB — protein: MKYFITIVIVMISNTFLEVAKPMKNQAEIYLAGGCFWGTEHFLKQIRGVESTQVGYANSNVAHPSYEQVCSGKTNAAETVKVVYDPKTVDLNLLLDLYFKTIDPTSLNRQGNDRGTQYRTGIYYVDTEDLPVIKQAIQLLSVQYKTPIVIEVNPLTNFYPAETYHQDYLDKNPGGYCHINPALFEVARKANPPKAKVYQKPDDATLRKKLSAEQYAVTRKNATEPAFHNEYWNEYRPGIYVDITTGEPLFVSTDKFDSGCGWPSFSQPIQKDIITEKKDTSHGMIRTEVRSKTGDAHLGHVFTDGPKDKGGLRYCINSASLRFIPKEKMEEEGYGEYVPLVK
- a CDS encoding TolC family protein is translated as MKMISKTISVLLLAGVGFISIQAQNNSPQTWTLRQCIDYAIEHNIEIRQSVNNVEANKVNVNTAKWARLPNLNGSASQNWSWGRTASPIDNSYSDINSANTSFSLGTNVPIFTGLQLSNQYSLAKFDLKAAIEDLNKAREDIAIHVTSAYLQVLFNKELSKVAHNQVDLSKDQLKRIQGLHEVGKASPSEVAEAQARVAQDEMTAVQSDNTYKLSLLDLTQLLELPTPEGFVLENPKEELEFGSLTPPDDIYTQALAYKPSIKAAEYRLQGSLKNIRIAQSSFCPQLSFSAGLGSNYYTVSGRSENSFGSQLKNNLNKYVGFSLSIPIFNRFSTRNRVRAARLQQIDLSLKLDNSKKVLYKEIQQVWYNALAAESKYNSSEVAVKANEESFRLICEKFNNGKATFVEYNEAKLNLTKALSDKLQAKYDYLFRTKILDFYKGQVIE
- a CDS encoding efflux RND transporter periplasmic adaptor subunit, yielding MKKYLKITLLVAIAIILVGTFVFLYLKSKPKVTIYEIVQPEVTDLQKTTVATGKVEPRDEILIKPQISGIIDEVYKEAGQSVRKGEVIAKVKVIPELGQLNSAESRVRLAKINATQAETDFARMKKLYEDQLISREEYEKSEVALKQACEERQTAKDNLEIVKEGITKNSASFSSTMIRSTIDGLILDVPVKAGNSVIMSNTFNDGTTIATVANMNDMIFRGNIDETEVGRIHEQMPIKLTIGALQSLAFNAILEYISPKGVETNGANQFEIKAAITIPDSVQIRSGYSANAEIVLQRAHQVLAVPESTIEFSGDSTFVYIMTDSVPEQKFRRTQVTAGMSDGIKIEIKEGITPQDKIRGAEKKDK